In Miniphocaeibacter halophilus, the following proteins share a genomic window:
- a CDS encoding cell wall-binding repeat-containing protein — protein sequence MLVTVLCFNNYSSANNISTIKISGNSRYTTAVEISKNSFNKSEYAVIASGDDFPDALSATSLATVLDAPVLLISKDSIQDEVLEELTRLEVKKIYIIGGESTISNKAIDKIDYEKEVLAGIDRYDTNNIVISEIEEIKGNSNGYTIVTGEKYADSVVAVGISIKEDSPIKLVNKVIEKQYNLDSNYIVGGKASVNISNLKGKRVSGSNRILTSLELAKISHPNSNSAIIASSENYADALSAVSLCKKYDAPILLTENNNLDKNILNYIKEKNISNFIIAGGSVSNIVIEGLLTGESVNFFKPVEIPNNIKEKMTGVSMPNNAKIGFNDLVYLPLLHYDFNGEIKKGEIIVNKKVGREVGNIFKELFDIKYPIEKIKLIDEYKADDNMSMADNNSSGFNYRLISGTNRLSKHAEGLAIDINPLYNPYIKNGLAIPKESQPYVNRGMKLEWMIFKNDKIYNIFQKYGWKWGGSWTNPDYQHFEK from the coding sequence ATACTTGTAACAGTACTTTGTTTTAACAATTATTCAAGTGCCAATAATATTTCTACTATAAAAATATCGGGTAATAGCAGGTATACAACAGCTGTAGAAATAAGCAAAAATAGTTTTAATAAAAGCGAATATGCAGTTATAGCCAGTGGAGATGATTTTCCGGACGCACTTTCTGCAACATCTTTGGCAACTGTGTTAGATGCCCCTGTTCTTTTAATTAGTAAAGATAGTATACAGGATGAAGTCCTAGAAGAATTAACAAGACTGGAAGTAAAAAAAATATATATTATAGGGGGAGAGTCTACTATATCAAATAAGGCAATAGATAAAATAGATTATGAAAAAGAAGTATTAGCCGGAATAGATAGATATGATACAAATAATATAGTTATTTCGGAAATTGAAGAAATAAAGGGAAATAGCAATGGCTATACTATTGTTACTGGAGAAAAATATGCCGATTCTGTTGTAGCAGTAGGAATATCCATAAAGGAAGATTCACCAATTAAACTGGTAAATAAAGTTATTGAGAAACAATATAATTTAGATTCTAATTATATTGTAGGAGGAAAAGCTTCTGTTAATATTTCTAATTTAAAAGGGAAAAGAGTTTCTGGAAGTAATAGAATACTAACTTCTTTAGAACTTGCTAAAATATCACATCCAAATTCTAATAGTGCAATAATAGCTTCCAGTGAAAATTATGCTGATGCTTTATCGGCAGTAAGTTTATGTAAAAAATATGACGCTCCGATTCTATTAACTGAAAACAATAATCTAGATAAGAATATTTTAAATTATATTAAAGAAAAAAATATTTCAAATTTCATAATAGCCGGTGGTTCTGTTAGTAATATAGTTATTGAAGGTTTATTAACAGGAGAAAGTGTTAACTTTTTTAAACCTGTGGAAATTCCTAACAATATTAAAGAAAAAATGACAGGAGTATCAATGCCTAATAATGCAAAGATAGGTTTTAATGACTTAGTTTATCTTCCTCTATTACATTATGATTTTAATGGTGAAATTAAAAAGGGAGAAATAATTGTTAATAAAAAAGTTGGAAGGGAAGTAGGTAATATTTTTAAAGAATTATTTGATATAAAATATCCTATTGAGAAAATCAAATTAATTGATGAATACAAAGCAGATGATAATATGTCTATGGCAGATAATAATAGTTCAGGATTTAACTATAGATTAATATCGGGAACTAATAGATTATCAAAGCATGCAGAAGGGCTGGCTATAGATATAAATCCCCTTTATAATCCCTATATAAAAAATGGTCTTGCTATTCCAAAGGAAAGCCAGCCGTATGTAAATAGAGGGATGAAGTTAGAGTGGATGATTTTTAAAAACGATAAAATATATAATATTTTCCAAAAATATGGTTGGAAATGGGGTGGTAGTTGGACAAATCCGGACTACCAACATTTTGAAAAATAA
- a CDS encoding SIS domain-containing protein — MKELLKFNKEEYLDGAKLIIDSQSIAEKKAEEIYKEGFENIFFVAVGGSLAPMMAIADMAKQFTTMPIFIEQANELLYRGNKNLTKESLVITMSKSGDTKETVEISKYCSKKNIRVVSFTRDEKTLLAQKF; from the coding sequence ATGAAAGAATTACTTAAATTTAATAAGGAAGAGTATTTAGATGGAGCAAAATTAATTATTGATTCTCAATCAATTGCAGAAAAAAAAGCGGAAGAAATATATAAAGAAGGGTTTGAGAATATATTTTTTGTAGCAGTAGGAGGAAGTTTGGCTCCTATGATGGCTATAGCAGACATGGCAAAACAATTTACTACAATGCCAATTTTTATAGAACAAGCTAATGAATTATTATATAGGGGAAATAAAAATTTGACGAAAGAATCATTAGTTATTACCATGTCAAAATCAGGGGATACAAAGGAAACTGTGGAAATATCTAAATATTGCTCAAAAAAGAACATTAGAGTAGTTAGCTTTACAAGAGATGAAAAAACACTTCTAGCACAAAAATTCTAA
- a CDS encoding PTS mannose/fructose/sorbose/N-acetylgalactosamine transporter subunit IIC, which produces MLKAILVGLVAALGAFDYQLGTSYLFRPITLGPLVGLILGDFKTEIIIGANLEMLFMGAISVGAYIPPDVIVGGVLATAFAIQLGEGVEVALALAMPIALLSLSIGNLLDIVNVLSLRIADRGAEKGNSKAIFWDHRLIGIIKICRRFLLTFLAFWLGVDIMQGVLDGIPEFIITGLGAAAGILPAMGFAMLMTMVLKKEIIPFYFIGFVLAAYLEMPIFGVAIIGVSYILVNYGFLKKQPESTVATEGVDDFDGGDDDDF; this is translated from the coding sequence ATGTTAAAAGCAATTCTTGTTGGTTTAGTAGCGGCTTTAGGCGCATTCGATTATCAATTAGGAACATCATATTTATTTAGACCTATTACTTTAGGACCTTTGGTAGGATTAATTTTAGGGGATTTTAAAACGGAAATTATAATTGGTGCAAATTTGGAAATGCTTTTCATGGGGGCGATTTCGGTTGGAGCATATATTCCACCAGATGTAATAGTAGGTGGAGTATTAGCAACAGCTTTCGCCATTCAATTAGGAGAAGGTGTGGAAGTGGCTTTAGCCCTTGCTATGCCTATAGCTTTATTATCATTAAGTATAGGTAATTTATTGGACATAGTTAATGTATTATCATTGAGGATAGCTGATAGAGGTGCAGAGAAAGGGAATAGCAAAGCTATATTTTGGGATCACAGATTAATAGGAATAATAAAAATTTGTAGAAGATTTTTATTAACATTTTTAGCTTTTTGGCTTGGAGTAGATATTATGCAAGGTGTTCTTGATGGTATACCGGAATTTATTATTACAGGTTTAGGAGCTGCAGCAGGAATACTTCCTGCAATGGGTTTTGCAATGCTTATGACAATGGTTTTGAAAAAGGAAATTATTCCATTTTATTTTATAGGCTTTGTGTTGGCAGCATATCTAGAAATGCCAATCTTTGGAGTGGCAATTATAGGAGTAAGCTATATTTTAGTAAATTATGGATTTTTAAAGAAACAACCGGAGTCTACTGTTGCAACTGAAGGTGTAGATGACTTTGATGGAGGTGATGATGATGACTTCTAA
- a CDS encoding GntR family transcriptional regulator: MKKKLNLREQVYKSLKLDIISGKYSLEDTINEKALMNQYNISKAPVRDALIELCNDGILKSIPRLGYKIINYSNEYLEGILKFRLIIEPKYLNEYWNRLSDENIKELENLHREQMDSSDRNDPVIYWKTNQDFHLKLASFYHDEFFYETLENALNKQMLVFSQFYWTSWDKQVFNRYTHQHDELIEFLKNGNKEKAIKDLQKDIASFMKK; encoded by the coding sequence ATGAAAAAGAAATTAAATTTAAGAGAACAAGTGTATAAAAGTTTGAAATTAGATATTATTTCCGGGAAATATAGCTTAGAAGATACTATTAATGAAAAGGCGTTAATGAATCAATATAATATTAGTAAAGCTCCTGTTAGAGATGCCTTAATAGAGTTATGTAATGATGGAATTTTAAAAAGCATACCAAGGTTAGGCTATAAAATAATTAATTATTCAAATGAGTACCTAGAAGGGATTTTAAAGTTTAGATTAATTATTGAACCAAAATATTTAAATGAATATTGGAACAGATTAAGTGATGAAAATATAAAAGAACTGGAAAATTTACACAGAGAACAAATGGACAGCTCTGATAGAAACGACCCTGTAATATATTGGAAGACAAATCAAGACTTTCATTTGAAGCTTGCTTCTTTTTATCATGATGAATTTTTTTACGAAACTCTAGAAAATGCTTTAAATAAGCAGATGTTGGTCTTTTCACAATTCTATTGGACAAGTTGGGACAAACAGGTTTTTAATAGATACACACATCAACATGATGAATTGATTGAATTTTTAAAAAACGGTAACAAAGAAAAGGCAATTAAGGATTTACAAAAGGATATCGCTTCATTTATGAAAAAATAG
- a CDS encoding PTS system mannose/fructose/sorbose family transporter subunit IID — MMTSNNYIDKNGKKALFTKKDMTKMALNEGALGMEFSWNYERQMHLAFCMMIDPYLEKIYKNDPVGYRLALTRHVEFFNITPQLAPFVGGIAVSMEEAIAKKEMEPESVSNIKTALMGPLSGIGDSIFLGCIRIIALGIGLSFALDGNILGPILYWLIYNIPAFGLRIFGAQKGYELGFSYLDKIQKSGLMNKLMEAAGVLSMIVIGAMSSGMVYTTLGLEIGSGESVQTLQELLDGIMPGIVALGVTWLYYWLLKKRVSPMVLIVCTVIIGIVGAYFGIFVS, encoded by the coding sequence ATGATGACTTCTAATAACTATATAGATAAGAACGGGAAAAAGGCTTTGTTTACTAAAAAAGATATGACTAAAATGGCCTTAAATGAAGGGGCTTTAGGCATGGAGTTTTCATGGAATTATGAAAGACAGATGCATTTAGCTTTCTGCATGATGATAGATCCCTATTTAGAAAAGATATATAAGAATGATCCGGTAGGGTATAGACTAGCTTTAACAAGACATGTAGAATTCTTTAATATTACACCTCAACTAGCTCCTTTTGTTGGAGGTATAGCAGTTTCTATGGAAGAGGCAATAGCAAAAAAAGAAATGGAACCGGAATCTGTTTCTAATATTAAAACAGCTTTAATGGGACCTTTATCAGGAATTGGAGACTCAATATTCCTAGGATGTATAAGAATAATTGCTTTAGGAATAGGCTTATCCTTTGCCTTAGATGGAAATATCCTAGGACCAATTCTGTATTGGTTAATTTATAATATACCTGCTTTTGGACTAAGAATATTTGGTGCTCAAAAGGGATATGAACTGGGTTTTTCATACTTGGATAAAATTCAGAAATCCGGTTTAATGAATAAATTAATGGAAGCTGCCGGAGTACTTTCAATGATAGTTATTGGTGCCATGTCTTCAGGAATGGTATATACAACATTAGGACTTGAAATAGGATCAGGGGAAAGTGTTCAAACATTACAGGAACTATTAGATGGAATAATGCCGGGAATAGTTGCCTTGGGAGTAACTTGGTTATACTATTGGCTACTTAAAAAGAGAGTTAGTCCGATGGTGTTAATAGTTTGTACAGTAATAATAGGAATAGTTGGGGCATATTTTGGAATTTTTGTTAGTTAA
- a CDS encoding DUF3139 domain-containing protein: protein MLMKFMSKHKVLAFIVSFVLVYFLSFMITEQLIEKKAAERIEDYIKAQGLTHAEKIEDTGVIYGRYIPIIERKIIFKDNPTMTYVYFTGNKEYTSIDDYINPFHNLKENLTGGTDYYKGVLFYSYNHDTQEDFYSIEKAKDDTMEGFVDKEGNLVGKTN from the coding sequence ATGTTAATGAAATTCATGTCTAAACATAAAGTATTAGCTTTTATTGTGTCCTTTGTTTTAGTATATTTTCTCTCCTTTATGATAACTGAGCAGTTGATTGAAAAAAAAGCTGCAGAACGCATAGAAGATTATATTAAGGCACAGGGTTTAACACATGCAGAAAAAATTGAAGATACGGGCGTAATCTATGGACGTTATATACCAATAATAGAAAGAAAGATAATTTTTAAGGATAATCCAACTATGACCTATGTTTATTTTACTGGGAATAAAGAATATACATCAATCGATGATTATATAAATCCCTTTCATAATTTAAAGGAAAATTTAACTGGGGGTACTGATTATTATAAAGGAGTTCTTTTTTATTCTTATAATCATGATACACAAGAAGATTTTTATTCAATTGAAAAAGCAAAAGATGATACAATGGAAGGGTTTGTTGACAAAGAAGGAAATTTAGTAGGAAAAACAAATTAG
- a CDS encoding PTS sugar transporter subunit IIB, protein MIKLLRVDHRLLHGQVAFSWTNSIGADCILVASDKVVKDEIWKTTLRLGKPAGVKLVIKGIQDSIDSINQGKTDKYKLLIVVQTIEDAEKIARNCPVIKSINLGGVKHVEGSEQIGKSVYLTEEDKRIIRKLIKDGYEVEMRQLADDSKKNVANLI, encoded by the coding sequence ATGATTAAGTTATTAAGGGTAGACCACCGCTTACTTCATGGACAGGTGGCTTTTTCATGGACTAACTCTATAGGAGCAGATTGTATATTAGTAGCCAGTGACAAGGTAGTAAAAGATGAAATATGGAAAACTACCTTAAGATTAGGAAAGCCGGCAGGAGTTAAACTTGTTATTAAGGGAATACAAGATTCTATAGATTCAATAAATCAAGGGAAAACCGATAAATATAAATTACTAATAGTGGTTCAAACTATTGAAGATGCAGAGAAAATTGCTAGAAATTGTCCTGTAATTAAAAGTATAAATTTAGGAGGGGTGAAGCATGTAGAGGGTTCTGAACAAATAGGAAAAAGTGTTTATTTAACTGAGGAGGACAAGAGAATAATAAGAAAACTTATTAAAGATGGTTATGAAGTTGAAATGAGACAGTTAGCCGATGACAGTAAAAAAAATGTAGCAAATTTAATATAA
- a CDS encoding PRD domain-containing protein, with product MSTKKELEELIDEITFMFDSDNANQFTTKFFSSSLNLSRTATSEYLNELFKDGKLIKVLSRPVYYYSKKTLESLYGIKFDTNEFLSLEGLFNILDESTDDFHNVIGKNGSLKEALSRIKTALLYPGGLPMLLEGVVGSGKRFLVSSSFDFLKKRKLIEKDMNLVHFHPSYYDNENNMDTALFNPDFGFWNKAKGSMLYISHVEKLSVSLQNKLADKIDYKNTNNSDEPFLIMSTTKDISVLNEKLQLVIPIDIKIPSIKERPFTERKNILLKFLLKEEKSLGKKIILSKVALDELLDAYMESGVTKLRVDLRKLLSEVIQDSDDETIIIQRYHIPKTGKRVSFETDDSKELELMEISEHFSEERLEKTENIEYYSKLLKIFENYEKNKDFSRFIDESRALTRKYYDNIAFSKKINNFNESDSIEKNLINILDEIVENTRVVLPFNCVSLLSKEISQYLDERSYYEKWLFEKYFQIEELLNFFKIQMETAYLIADHIASILQERFSIIMPSMSKVFLTLNIYFYNRELEDRLTSGIIICHGYSTATSMADTANTMLGHQVFRGIDMPLHANVKEIALEMDNFLLNHKYLKNVILLVDMGSLSEIEKYLKIYTNINLAVVTNASTAVALYIGEGLLEHEEFSKIVSDVEVKIKTTSRIISLNKKKTAVLFISDMGLEVSKSISELVQQSLPRTINIEWICIDIDKMNNFFNNPIFADYDIKLIVGAEGLSKDIKTVSLEELVQPTDLSILDDILKQDLTYDEIELFHKNLLKNLSLRSVMEHITILNVDRLMDLTVDAVSKLQKNLNRKFLPKTLVGIYIHISNLIERLVTKNELQVREENTKLFEKNNREFILAVRNSFSNLLEDYNVEIPISEIIYIYDYISHDEKVVEEEL from the coding sequence ATGTCAACAAAAAAAGAATTAGAGGAGTTAATTGATGAAATAACTTTTATGTTTGATTCAGATAATGCCAATCAATTTACAACGAAGTTTTTTAGTTCTTCTTTAAATTTAAGCAGAACTGCAACAAGTGAATATTTAAATGAGTTGTTCAAAGATGGAAAACTAATAAAGGTTTTATCTAGACCGGTTTATTATTATTCTAAAAAGACTTTGGAAAGCTTGTATGGTATTAAATTTGATACAAATGAATTTCTTAGTTTGGAAGGTTTATTTAATATTTTAGATGAATCAACAGATGATTTCCATAATGTAATAGGTAAAAATGGATCTTTAAAGGAAGCTTTGTCCAGGATTAAAACAGCTCTTTTATATCCGGGAGGGTTGCCAATGTTATTGGAAGGAGTGGTTGGATCGGGAAAACGTTTCTTAGTCTCTTCATCTTTTGATTTTTTAAAGAAGCGAAAGCTAATAGAAAAGGATATGAATTTAGTACATTTTCATCCTTCTTATTATGATAATGAAAATAACATGGATACTGCCTTGTTTAATCCTGACTTTGGATTTTGGAATAAGGCAAAAGGTTCTATGTTGTATATTAGCCACGTTGAGAAATTAAGTGTTTCTTTACAGAACAAACTAGCAGATAAAATAGATTATAAAAACACAAATAATTCAGATGAACCGTTTTTAATAATGAGTACAACAAAGGATATATCCGTATTAAATGAAAAATTACAGTTAGTAATTCCCATAGATATAAAAATACCATCAATAAAGGAAAGACCTTTTACTGAAAGAAAAAATATACTTTTAAAATTTCTTCTTAAGGAGGAGAAAAGCCTTGGTAAGAAGATTATTCTATCTAAAGTTGCCCTTGATGAACTATTAGATGCCTATATGGAAAGTGGAGTTACTAAATTAAGGGTTGATTTAAGAAAACTACTGTCGGAAGTTATTCAAGATAGTGACGATGAAACTATTATAATCCAAAGATATCATATTCCTAAAACTGGTAAAAGAGTATCCTTTGAAACAGATGATTCAAAAGAACTTGAACTTATGGAAATATCGGAGCATTTTAGCGAGGAAAGGTTAGAAAAAACCGAAAACATAGAATATTATAGCAAATTATTAAAAATATTTGAAAATTATGAAAAGAATAAAGATTTTTCAAGATTCATAGATGAGAGTAGGGCTTTGACTAGAAAATACTATGATAATATAGCTTTTTCTAAAAAGATCAATAATTTCAATGAATCAGATAGCATTGAAAAAAATTTAATCAATATTTTAGATGAGATAGTGGAAAATACTCGAGTAGTCTTACCTTTTAACTGTGTTTCCCTATTATCTAAGGAAATATCACAGTATTTGGATGAAAGGTCATATTATGAAAAATGGCTTTTTGAAAAATATTTTCAAATTGAGGAGCTGTTAAATTTTTTTAAGATACAAATGGAGACTGCTTACTTAATCGCCGATCATATAGCTTCAATTCTTCAAGAACGCTTTTCAATAATAATGCCAAGTATGAGCAAGGTATTTTTAACTTTAAATATATATTTTTATAACAGGGAGCTGGAAGATCGTCTAACATCAGGAATAATTATATGCCATGGATATTCAACAGCAACTAGCATGGCAGATACTGCCAATACTATGTTAGGCCATCAGGTGTTTAGAGGAATCGATATGCCTCTACATGCCAATGTTAAAGAAATAGCATTAGAGATGGATAACTTTTTATTAAATCATAAGTATTTAAAAAATGTAATACTCTTGGTGGATATGGGGTCATTATCTGAAATAGAAAAATATTTAAAGATCTATACAAATATAAATTTAGCTGTTGTAACAAATGCTTCAACAGCAGTGGCTTTATATATAGGAGAAGGGTTATTGGAACATGAGGAGTTTTCAAAGATAGTATCCGATGTAGAGGTGAAAATTAAAACCACCAGTAGAATCATATCTCTTAATAAGAAAAAGACGGCAGTATTATTTATAAGCGATATGGGCTTAGAGGTATCTAAAAGCATTTCAGAACTGGTACAGCAAAGTCTTCCTAGAACAATAAATATAGAATGGATTTGTATTGATATAGATAAGATGAATAATTTTTTTAACAATCCTATTTTTGCAGATTATGATATAAAGTTAATTGTTGGAGCTGAAGGACTGTCAAAGGACATTAAGACAGTTTCCCTAGAGGAGTTAGTACAACCTACAGATTTAAGTATTTTAGATGATATATTGAAACAGGATTTAACTTATGATGAGATAGAGCTTTTCCATAAAAACCTATTAAAAAATCTATCCCTTAGAAGTGTAATGGAACATATAACTATTTTAAATGTGGATAGGCTTATGGATTTAACAGTAGATGCTGTTAGTAAGCTACAGAAGAATTTAAATAGGAAATTTTTACCAAAGACCTTAGTGGGAATTTATATCCATATTAGTAATTTAATTGAAAGATTAGTAACTAAAAACGAGCTACAAGTACGGGAGGAAAACACTAAACTATTTGAAAAAAATAATAGGGAATTTATTTTAGCCGTTAGGAATAGTTTTTCAAATCTTTTAGAGGACTATAATGTTGAAATTCCAATAAGTGAAATAATTTATATATATGATTATATATCCCATGATGAAAAGGTTGTAGAGGAGGAGCTATGA
- a CDS encoding PTS sugar transporter subunit IIA, whose translation MRKFVIAGHGRFSSGLMSAIELIIGKQDDVLVLDCYIDPKQNVEEDVEKIFDNVAEGTELICFTDMLGGSVNNIFMKYINRSNIYIFTGSSLPVLLEAFSNKEEPWESLRAYILDIGNKDFCLCNDISKQEEEDF comes from the coding sequence ATGAGGAAATTCGTCATTGCAGGTCATGGTAGATTTTCAAGTGGTTTAATGAGTGCTATAGAATTAATTATAGGGAAACAGGATGATGTTTTAGTTCTAGATTGCTATATTGACCCTAAGCAGAATGTGGAAGAAGATGTAGAAAAAATATTTGACAATGTAGCAGAAGGCACGGAATTAATATGCTTTACGGATATGTTAGGAGGAAGTGTTAACAATATATTTATGAAATATATTAATCGTTCCAATATCTATATATTTACAGGAAGTTCTTTGCCTGTATTACTTGAGGCTTTTAGTAATAAAGAAGAACCTTGGGAATCACTAAGGGCTTATATATTGGATATTGGAAACAAGGACTTCTGTCTATGTAATGATATTTCAAAACAAGAGGAAGAGGATTTTTAG
- a CDS encoding sugar phosphate isomerase/epimerase family protein, producing MKKKQLCIMNHHYQFYSIEEVFKTANGLGIENIEMWTAPQHLYVDYLNYDSLEKIIGYSKKYNVKIACICPEQTNPKPNNMAAIDENQRRRTQDYFRNIVDIASITGAGKVVVTSGWGFLDISREKSWNYSIDMMKRICSYAEKRNVQLCIEALQLTESNLVNNIKDLYRYLNEVNSDYLNICIDLGAASIAGDSIDEYFNIFGEKIKHCHFVDVGEDTHLAWGDGSRDMLEDLMVFKKYGYEGYLSMEIASSRYHKKPFLADKQSYSKFIENIEKVNSIVRKKI from the coding sequence ATGAAGAAAAAACAGCTTTGTATAATGAACCATCATTATCAGTTTTATTCAATAGAAGAGGTTTTTAAAACGGCTAATGGTCTTGGCATAGAGAACATAGAAATGTGGACTGCTCCCCAACATCTCTATGTTGATTATTTGAATTATGATAGTTTGGAAAAAATAATAGGGTATTCCAAGAAGTACAATGTTAAAATAGCCTGTATTTGTCCGGAACAAACCAATCCAAAACCAAATAATATGGCAGCTATAGATGAAAATCAAAGAAGGAGAACACAAGATTACTTTAGAAATATAGTGGATATTGCCAGTATTACAGGAGCCGGAAAGGTAGTGGTAACATCAGGATGGGGCTTTTTAGACATCTCCAGGGAAAAAAGTTGGAATTATAGTATAGATATGATGAAAAGGATATGTTCCTATGCTGAAAAAAGGAATGTTCAGTTGTGCATAGAGGCATTACAGCTAACAGAATCTAACTTAGTTAATAACATAAAGGATCTGTATAGATATTTAAATGAGGTAAATTCAGATTACTTGAATATTTGTATAGATTTAGGAGCTGCATCTATTGCAGGGGATTCAATAGATGAATATTTTAATATTTTTGGTGAAAAAATAAAACATTGCCATTTTGTAGATGTTGGAGAAGATACCCATTTAGCTTGGGGAGATGGAAGCAGGGATATGTTAGAGGATTTAATGGTATTTAAAAAGTATGGATATGAAGGGTATTTAAGTATGGAAATTGCAAGTAGTAGATATCATAAAAAACCATTTCTCGCAGATAAGCAATCATATAGTAAATTTATAGAAAATATAGAAAAAGTAAACAGCATAGTGAGGAAGAAAATATGA
- a CDS encoding serine dehydratase subunit alpha family protein: MEEQYYDKFEEILLEDLQQALGCTEPIAIALCAAKAKSILNKVPTKVILHCSKNIIKNAKSVTVPNSNGLKGIEVAAALGIVGGNSDKNLKVLEDITESNIEEAKKLIASKIFTIEIADVPNLLYIRTELIFENDVVSVEIKDRHSNISKITKNKEVIYSSEDDSSGDNQECDKSLLNIHSIIEFADSVDLSKRKELTNRLDLQIECNTNISKEGLSGKYGAGIGHIISETSFETDIKSEVKACTTAASDARMGGCGLPVVINSGSGNQGITTSLPVITYAKSINASKDKLYRALIVANLTTIHQKQFIGKLSAFCGVVSAGAAAGCGIGYLMGLNEEQIEKVLVNTLATSGGIVCDGAKPSCALKIAVALENAFLAIDMAKRDIVFDSGDGIVGENVEKTIENIGRMASVGMKNTDDEILNIMIGK; encoded by the coding sequence ATGGAAGAACAATATTACGATAAATTTGAAGAAATTTTATTAGAGGATTTACAACAAGCATTAGGTTGTACAGAACCTATTGCCATTGCATTATGTGCAGCAAAAGCCAAAAGTATATTAAATAAGGTACCTACAAAAGTAATACTTCATTGCAGTAAAAATATTATTAAAAATGCAAAATCAGTAACAGTACCTAATTCCAATGGACTTAAGGGAATTGAAGTTGCAGCTGCACTAGGCATTGTTGGAGGAAATTCTGACAAAAACTTAAAGGTTTTAGAAGATATTACAGAAAGTAATATTGAGGAAGCAAAAAAATTAATAGCATCTAAAATATTTACTATTGAAATAGCAGATGTACCAAACTTACTTTATATAAGAACTGAACTAATATTTGAAAACGATGTAGTGTCAGTAGAAATTAAAGATAGACATAGTAATATATCAAAAATAACAAAAAACAAGGAAGTAATATACTCATCTGAAGATGATAGTAGTGGCGACAATCAAGAATGCGATAAATCTTTATTAAATATACACAGCATTATAGAATTTGCCGATTCTGTTGATCTGTCAAAAAGAAAAGAACTAACTAATAGATTAGACCTACAAATTGAATGTAATACAAACATTTCAAAAGAAGGATTATCTGGAAAATATGGTGCAGGCATTGGTCATATAATATCTGAAACATCTTTTGAAACCGATATAAAATCAGAAGTAAAGGCTTGTACTACTGCCGCATCAGATGCAAGAATGGGTGGATGTGGCTTACCTGTAGTAATAAACTCCGGTTCAGGAAATCAAGGAATAACTACATCTTTACCGGTAATTACCTATGCAAAATCTATTAATGCTTCTAAAGATAAATTATACAGAGCCCTAATAGTTGCAAACTTAACTACAATTCACCAAAAACAATTCATTGGAAAATTATCTGCCTTCTGCGGAGTAGTAAGTGCAGGTGCAGCTGCCGGTTGTGGAATTGGTTATTTAATGGGATTAAACGAGGAACAAATTGAAAAAGTCCTTGTAAATACACTGGCTACATCTGGTGGTATAGTATGTGACGGTGCCAAACCTTCCTGCGCCCTTAAAATAGCAGTGGCCTTGGAAAATGCCTTCTTAGCTATTGATATGGCAAAAAGAGATATAGTTTTTGATTCCGGTGATGGTATAGTTGGTGAAAATGTAGAAAAAACCATTGAAAACATTGGTAGAATGGCATCAGTTGGAATGAAAAATACAGACGATGAAATTTTAAATATTATGATAGGAAAATAA